From one Rhizobium lentis genomic stretch:
- a CDS encoding DUF1045 domain-containing protein, protein MRYALYFSPPKDDPLTGAASLWLGRDAFTGETYPAPEHETLSAAEQFELTADPRRYGFHATIKAPFSLAASVTERDLMAVAEEFAARTPAFEIPELMLGQLGRFFALVPSSVHQPLQDFAAKVVKSFEPFRAALSEADIARRNPETLSERQRANLQRWGYPYVMEDFGFHMTLSGQVPETRAEVMKAILTERFADFTGRPLSISSLAVFIEETREAPFKVHSWLPLAGAKR, encoded by the coding sequence TTGCGCTACGCTCTCTATTTTTCGCCGCCGAAGGATGATCCCCTGACCGGCGCGGCCTCGCTCTGGCTCGGCCGCGATGCCTTCACCGGCGAGACCTATCCTGCACCGGAACATGAGACGCTCAGCGCCGCGGAGCAGTTCGAATTGACCGCCGACCCCCGCCGCTACGGTTTTCACGCCACGATCAAGGCGCCGTTTTCGCTCGCTGCCTCCGTCACCGAGAGGGATCTCATGGCGGTGGCCGAGGAATTTGCCGCGCGCACGCCGGCCTTCGAGATTCCCGAACTCATGCTCGGCCAGCTCGGCCGCTTTTTCGCCCTTGTTCCCAGTTCTGTTCATCAACCTCTTCAGGATTTCGCCGCGAAGGTGGTAAAATCGTTCGAGCCGTTCCGCGCGGCGCTCTCCGAGGCCGATATCGCGCGGCGCAATCCGGAGACGCTCAGCGAAAGGCAGCGCGCCAACCTGCAGCGCTGGGGTTATCCTTATGTCATGGAGGATTTCGGCTTTCACATGACGCTGAGCGGCCAGGTGCCGGAGACACGGGCCGAGGTCATGAAGGCGATCCTGACCGAGCGTTTTGCCGATTTTACCGGCCGGCCGCTTTCCATTTCCAGCCTCGCTGTCTTTATCGAGGAGACGCGCGAGGCTCCGTTCAAAGTTCATTCCTGGCTGCCGCTTGCCGGCGCCAAACGCTGA
- the phnE gene encoding phosphonate ABC transporter, permease protein PhnE produces the protein MSSVLTIDAAKRNRLLDTYPDVFHRSFMQRWGFPLISAAVLVYLAFCFAFFNVIPTFMNGNWDRAATYVQDWYSWRAQPRLRFQNDQVVAQWTSRRQYPEGADIDWLKPSADGSRYIVTFGSDGDRLEVGPSRVDVYVDGKLYPVTITRDRASLPANAPAQMQQDDNKVNVYYGFAGQAEIRTSQVYVQRRFLGWANFFFDTQSPFWGRSLPEIIGLIFSGDRLDANQSNASLALDNFLNNTSWQHGDILSKLMQTLVMAFVGTLFGTLVAFPLAFIAARNIMRNRTVNWGTKRLFDFLRSIDMLIWALFFTRAFGPGPLPGIAAIFFTDTGALGKVYAEALENIDDKQREGVKSVGAAPVAVQRFGVIPQVLPVFISQSLYFWESNTRSATVIGAVGAGGIGLKLLESMKTNSDWDKVAYMVLLILLVVFAFDNLSNALRSRVMGKKSH, from the coding sequence ATGTCCTCTGTTCTGACGATCGACGCCGCCAAGCGCAACCGCCTGCTGGATACCTATCCCGACGTCTTCCATCGCAGCTTCATGCAGCGCTGGGGCTTCCCCCTCATTTCGGCGGCGGTCCTTGTTTACCTTGCCTTCTGCTTCGCCTTCTTCAACGTCATTCCGACTTTCATGAACGGAAACTGGGATCGCGCGGCAACCTATGTCCAGGATTGGTATTCCTGGCGTGCCCAGCCGCGCTTGCGTTTCCAGAATGATCAGGTCGTTGCGCAATGGACAAGCCGCCGCCAGTATCCCGAAGGCGCTGATATCGACTGGCTGAAGCCAAGCGCCGACGGGAGCAGATACATTGTCACCTTCGGCAGCGACGGCGATCGTCTGGAAGTAGGCCCGAGCCGCGTCGACGTCTATGTCGACGGCAAGCTCTATCCCGTGACCATCACCCGCGACCGCGCCTCCCTGCCCGCAAATGCGCCAGCCCAGATGCAGCAGGACGACAATAAGGTGAATGTCTATTACGGTTTTGCCGGACAGGCAGAAATCCGCACCAGCCAGGTCTATGTGCAGCGCCGCTTCCTCGGCTGGGCGAACTTCTTCTTCGATACGCAATCGCCCTTCTGGGGCCGCAGCCTGCCCGAGATCATCGGCTTGATCTTTTCGGGCGATCGGCTCGATGCGAATCAGTCAAATGCTTCGCTGGCGTTGGACAACTTCCTCAACAACACGAGCTGGCAGCACGGCGACATCCTGTCGAAACTGATGCAGACGCTGGTCATGGCCTTTGTCGGCACGCTGTTCGGCACCCTGGTCGCTTTCCCGCTCGCCTTCATCGCCGCGCGCAACATCATGCGCAACCGCACCGTGAACTGGGGCACGAAACGGCTCTTCGATTTCCTGCGCTCGATCGACATGCTGATCTGGGCATTGTTCTTCACGCGTGCCTTCGGGCCGGGGCCGCTACCGGGAATCGCAGCGATCTTCTTCACCGATACGGGCGCGCTCGGAAAAGTCTACGCGGAAGCGCTGGAGAACATCGACGATAAACAGCGTGAGGGCGTCAAGTCCGTAGGTGCAGCGCCAGTCGCTGTCCAGCGTTTCGGCGTCATCCCACAGGTTCTGCCGGTCTTCATCTCGCAATCGCTCTACTTCTGGGAATCGAATACCCGTTCGGCAACCGTGATCGGCGCCGTCGGTGCGGGCGGCATCGGCCTCAAGCTGTTGGAATCCATGAAGACCAATTCGGACTGGGACAAGGTCGCCTATATGGTGCTTCTGATCCTCCTGGTGGTTTTTGCCTTCGACAATCTCTCGAATGCGCTGCGCTCGCGCGTGATGGGAAAAAAGAGCCACTGA
- the phnE gene encoding phosphonate ABC transporter, permease protein PhnE: MDHSAGAAHLDGLQESSRTILDHYQSQVRTRRMYTVVSISIFLIILSASLDFANSANSGKFFERLPYFFDFMKSFVPDSPLEIFRAMFDLPSPFSDGSIKYDYTSDRVWITDSFYIPNFFYQLAITLNIAIVSTILGASGAFMLCFFASTNLVGAGVTRWIVRRIMEIMRAFPEIVIAGLLAAILSIGPISAIIAVWVHTVGALGKLFFEVVENADMKADEGLRAVGAGWIERVRFAILPQVLPNFVSYTLLRTEINVRASTIIGAVGGGGIGEVFSLSIGRDHAAKTYAIIILLLITVICVDQFSAWLRRRLIGKQSFEFGRGAA, encoded by the coding sequence ATGGATCACTCGGCCGGAGCGGCTCATCTGGATGGACTGCAGGAAAGCTCCCGCACGATCCTCGACCATTACCAAAGCCAGGTTCGGACTCGGCGGATGTACACGGTCGTCTCGATCTCCATCTTCCTGATCATCCTCAGCGCTTCGCTCGATTTTGCCAACAGCGCCAATTCAGGCAAATTCTTCGAGCGTCTTCCCTATTTCTTCGATTTCATGAAGAGTTTTGTGCCGGACAGCCCGCTGGAGATCTTCCGCGCCATGTTCGACCTGCCTTCGCCCTTTTCCGACGGTTCCATAAAATACGACTATACAAGCGACCGCGTCTGGATCACCGACAGTTTCTACATTCCGAATTTCTTCTACCAGCTCGCAATCACGCTGAACATCGCCATCGTCTCCACCATTCTCGGTGCAAGCGGCGCGTTCATGCTCTGCTTTTTCGCTTCCACCAATCTGGTCGGTGCAGGCGTAACACGATGGATCGTGCGGCGCATCATGGAAATTATGCGCGCTTTCCCGGAGATCGTCATTGCCGGTCTTCTCGCGGCGATCCTGTCGATTGGTCCTATCTCGGCGATCATCGCGGTCTGGGTCCACACCGTCGGCGCGTTGGGAAAGCTGTTCTTTGAAGTCGTCGAGAATGCCGACATGAAGGCGGACGAGGGCTTGCGCGCCGTCGGCGCCGGCTGGATCGAGCGGGTGCGCTTCGCCATCCTGCCGCAGGTACTGCCGAATTTTGTCTCCTATACGCTGCTGCGCACCGAGATCAACGTGCGAGCCTCGACCATCATCGGCGCTGTTGGCGGCGGCGGCATAGGCGAGGTCTTCAGCCTTTCGATTGGTCGCGACCATGCCGCCAAGACTTACGCAATCATCATCCTGCTGCTGATCACCGTCATTTGCGTCGACCAGTTCTCCGCCTGGCTGCGCCGCCGACTGATCGGCAAGCAGTCCTTCGAATTCGGCCGGGGAGCGGCGTGA
- the phnD gene encoding phosphonate ABC transporter substrate-binding protein, which yields MSAFRKILMATIAVAALAGNAAAQEVKVLRIGLDGGENEADQVRRTECVKPGLIAATGVSEVQLFPSPNYNGVIQGLLGGTIDLAVMGASSYAAIYLKDPNAVTPVLTTKQADGSTGYYSIMVARKDSGIKTLADAKGKKLGFADPDSTSGYLVPNVALPKDIGVPVKQYFSETGFGGGHENLVLGVLDKKFDVGTTFGSAQGDWAQGYTSGNLHQMVAKGLLDMDDIVQVWKSPLIPNGPLMVSQKLPADLQKKVTAYFAELPKTDKSCFESFTGGGYVDWSPVDQSFYQTIIDARKAVIGG from the coding sequence ATGTCTGCATTCCGCAAGATTTTGATGGCAACCATTGCCGTTGCCGCCCTGGCCGGCAATGCCGCCGCACAGGAGGTCAAGGTCCTCCGCATTGGTCTCGATGGCGGCGAAAACGAAGCCGACCAGGTTCGTCGTACCGAGTGCGTCAAGCCGGGCCTGATCGCCGCCACCGGCGTTTCCGAGGTGCAGCTCTTCCCGTCGCCGAACTATAACGGTGTCATCCAGGGCCTCCTCGGCGGTACGATCGACCTCGCCGTCATGGGCGCCTCGTCCTACGCCGCAATCTATCTCAAGGATCCGAACGCCGTTACCCCGGTCCTCACAACCAAGCAGGCCGACGGTTCGACCGGCTACTACTCGATCATGGTCGCTCGCAAGGATTCCGGCATCAAGACGCTCGCCGACGCCAAGGGCAAGAAGCTCGGCTTCGCCGATCCGGACTCGACCTCCGGCTATCTTGTTCCCAACGTTGCCCTGCCGAAGGACATTGGTGTTCCCGTCAAGCAGTACTTCTCGGAAACCGGCTTCGGTGGCGGCCACGAGAACCTCGTCCTCGGTGTTCTCGACAAGAAGTTCGACGTCGGCACCACCTTCGGTTCGGCCCAGGGCGATTGGGCGCAGGGCTACACCTCCGGCAACCTGCACCAGATGGTCGCCAAGGGCCTGCTCGACATGGATGATATCGTCCAGGTCTGGAAGTCGCCCCTCATCCCGAATGGCCCACTGATGGTTTCCCAGAAGCTGCCGGCCGATCTCCAGAAGAAGGTTACCGCCTACTTCGCCGAGCTGCCGAAGACAGACAAGAGCTGCTTCGAATCGTTCACCGGCGGCGGCTATGTCGACTGGTCGCCGGTCGACCAGAGCTTCTACCAGACGATCATCGACGCCCGCAAAGCCGTTATCGGCGGCTGA
- the phnC gene encoding phosphonate ABC transporter ATP-binding protein — MFELKDVTRRFANKLAVDSVTLSIPQGQMVGIIGRSGAGKSTLLRMINRLQEPSSGSIHFAGVEVSALRGRTLRNWQRDCAMIFQQFNLVPRLDVLTNVMLGRLNHRSTLLSLLNIFTREERVHAIAALERLGIEQTALQAAGTLSGGQQQRVAIARALMQNPKMVLADEPIASLDPLNAKIVMDALRDINEREGITVITNLHTLDTARNYCERIVGMAGGRVVFDGKPSELTAEAVKAIYGTDKDGAGIDETMTSTSLESARRAENQSSGMTAKAAAMH; from the coding sequence ATGTTCGAGCTGAAGGATGTCACACGTCGTTTCGCAAACAAGCTCGCCGTCGACTCCGTCACGCTCAGCATTCCCCAGGGCCAGATGGTCGGCATCATCGGCCGCTCCGGCGCCGGCAAGTCGACGCTCCTGCGCATGATCAACCGCCTGCAGGAGCCGAGCTCCGGCTCCATTCATTTCGCCGGCGTCGAAGTCTCCGCGCTTCGCGGCCGGACCTTGCGCAACTGGCAGCGCGACTGCGCGATGATCTTCCAGCAGTTCAATCTGGTGCCGCGCCTGGACGTTCTGACCAATGTCATGCTCGGTCGCCTCAATCACCGCTCGACGCTTCTGAGCCTGCTCAATATCTTCACGCGCGAGGAGCGCGTGCACGCGATCGCAGCGCTCGAACGCCTCGGCATCGAGCAGACGGCGCTGCAGGCGGCCGGCACGCTTTCCGGCGGCCAGCAGCAGCGCGTAGCCATTGCCCGCGCGCTGATGCAGAACCCGAAGATGGTGCTCGCCGACGAGCCGATCGCCTCGCTCGATCCGCTGAACGCCAAGATCGTCATGGATGCGCTACGCGATATCAACGAGCGCGAGGGTATTACCGTCATCACCAACCTGCACACGCTCGATACCGCCCGCAACTATTGTGAGCGCATCGTCGGCATGGCCGGCGGCCGCGTCGTCTTCGACGGAAAGCCCTCTGAGCTGACGGCCGAAGCAGTGAAGGCAATCTATGGCACCGACAAGGACGGCGCCGGCATCGACGAAACGATGACCTCGACCAGTCTCGAATCCGCGCGCCGTGCCGAGAACCAATCATCCGGCATGACGGCCAAAGCAGCCGCTATGCATTGA